A genomic stretch from Leptotrichia sp. HSP-536 includes:
- a CDS encoding helix-turn-helix domain-containing protein, which translates to MKYNLAFKYRIYPNKEQELLINKTFGCVRFVYNTILYAANKFYEETGKNKIITPASLKSENQFLKEVDSLALSNAQLNVRRSFTNFFQKRAKFPRFKSKKTGVKSYTTNCVNNSIDLFDNLV; encoded by the coding sequence ATGAAATATAATTTAGCATTCAAATACAGAATTTATCCAAATAAGGAGCAAGAATTATTGATAAACAAGACTTTTGGATGTGTTCGTTTTGTCTACAATACGATTTTGTATGCTGCAAATAAATTTTATGAAGAAACTGGAAAAAATAAAATAATTACACCTGCCAGTTTGAAAAGTGAAAATCAATTTTTGAAAGAAGTGGACAGTCTGGCACTTTCAAATGCTCAATTGAATGTAAGACGATCGTTTACGAATTTCTTTCAGAAGAGAGCAAAGTTTCCGAGGTTCAAATCTAAAAAGACTGGTGTTAAAAGTTATACGACAAATTGTGTGAATAATTCAATAGACCTATTCGATAACCTTGTATAA